GTTATTGAAAATTTCATAGTGGAGTTTACTGATCTCTATAAATTGAGTATCGTTAATTTTATCACAAAACACTGATTCCATGCAAAATATTAGGCACTTTATTATATAGTTATGAGTAGTAAAATCAATTCAATCATCGTTTTAATACAACGGAAACAAATGAAGAATTAATTTTTCAAAAACTTTATTCTAATTTTTTAAAAAATATTCCAAAAAAATGAATATATACTACTCGGACGCATAAATAGAATACTTAGATTAAATTGTTTCAAAAATTTGAATGCTTTGGTCCTGTTCCAAAATGCTTTTAAATCCCGAATTTGCGGTATTTTTTAAATACCACTATTTTTTCTCAAATTCGGCCGTTAATAGCTTGATACTATTTTCATACGTCCTAGTAGTAATTTGCTTTTAAAATTTTAGAAAACCACTTTGACTGAAAAATCAATTTTAGAGTAAATAACGTGAAACATAAAAAAGTAAATTCGGAAATTTCATTTTTTAAGGAAGTTTACGTTTTAGTAAAAAAAGTTCCCAAAGGCAGAGTAACTTCTTACGGTAGAATAGCGGCGCTTTTAGGAAAGCCTAGGGCAGCTCGCGCCGTCGGATACGCGTTAAACGCTCTTTCTAAGGATCAAGAACAAAAAGTTCCTTGGCAAAGAGTTATCAATAGCCAGGGAAAAATTTCCTTTCGAGGAGATACAGGTCGTTCAATTTTACAAAAGAAAATTCTTGAAGATGAAGGAATCAAATTCGATTCTGCGGACAAGATAGATTGGAAAGTATTTGGTTGGCCAGATATGCCCCCATCCAAATCACTTCCTAAAAAAAGAAAACTTACATCTATCAATGTTGTTAAACGGAAAAAACGAAAATAGATCATAATCAAAAATAAGTTTTAAAGTCGTAAAGGTATAAGTTTAAATTACTTGTTTGATTTTTTTGGTAAAAGACTTGTTCTAAAACTTAAGAACTGTTGTTTTATTC
The nucleotide sequence above comes from Leptospira kirschneri serovar Cynopteri str. 3522 CT. Encoded proteins:
- a CDS encoding MGMT family protein, with the protein product MKHKKVNSEISFFKEVYVLVKKVPKGRVTSYGRIAALLGKPRAARAVGYALNALSKDQEQKVPWQRVINSQGKISFRGDTGRSILQKKILEDEGIKFDSADKIDWKVFGWPDMPPSKSLPKKRKLTSINVVKRKKRK